The following proteins are encoded in a genomic region of Sulfurimonas sp. HSL3-7:
- a CDS encoding secondary thiamine-phosphate synthase enzyme YjbQ, producing the protein MFQTTLRLRPYSRGFYLITEAIENALKACTLKNGIVHIFIKHTSASLTINENADPSVRTDMEAFFNDTCDDKEYFIHTYEGDDDMPAHLKGSLLGSSVIIPLTEGRLNLGIWQGVYLGEHRDHTSGREIVITVVGT; encoded by the coding sequence ATGTTCCAAACAACGCTGCGATTGCGACCTTATTCACGCGGATTCTACCTTATTACCGAAGCAATCGAAAATGCATTGAAAGCATGTACGCTCAAAAACGGCATCGTGCATATTTTTATCAAGCATACCAGCGCCTCGCTGACGATCAATGAAAATGCCGACCCCTCCGTACGGACCGATATGGAAGCTTTTTTCAATGACACCTGTGATGACAAGGAGTATTTCATCCACACCTATGAAGGTGATGACGATATGCCGGCGCATCTGAAGGGCTCTCTTTTAGGTTCGTCTGTGATCATTCCGCTGACAGAAGGCAGGCTCAATCTGGGTATTTGGCAGGGGGTATATCTCGGAGAACACCGCGATCATACGTCTGGACGGGAGATCGTAATTACGGTGGTGGGCACATAA
- a CDS encoding cache domain-containing protein — protein sequence MKLSKNHLLFLLTFVILISILLFIISQLKREVSWQVVENVSDQISLSLRKELDDEKENALRFAIVLAQNGAIKSALAEDDEDEGFETLKLIMNNVEKHIHTVVRAQIITADYCLFARSWDKDNLYSGMPLDVYRADLDYFKTHRDPRVSIEVGRRLGIKATVPIYEKNDLLGFVEVLQFFDASTDFFHKFGIDLYVLLDDSYYNTAVLMQNNPTVAWYIVGNRGYNMVNLKTLQRTDFKKLRKQRVLLEDNKYIFYEPMHNGQAETIGAFVFVMSKKSLEHFASTEEEISFLLTFSRANLYEIVKKEQYESKVYHSGYDKALLSLKDTVPEEDRELFMEEARDVLSSYTKEELIAMMLRYKLSRRIQGEIR from the coding sequence ATGAAATTAAGCAAAAATCACCTCCTCTTTCTTTTGACTTTTGTCATTCTTATCTCTATCTTACTTTTTATCATCTCCCAGCTGAAAAGGGAGGTCTCATGGCAGGTCGTTGAAAACGTGAGCGACCAGATCAGCCTCTCCCTGCGTAAAGAGCTCGATGATGAAAAAGAGAATGCCCTGCGTTTTGCCATCGTACTTGCGCAAAATGGTGCGATAAAAAGTGCCTTGGCAGAGGATGACGAGGACGAAGGGTTTGAGACACTCAAGCTGATCATGAACAATGTAGAAAAGCATATTCATACGGTGGTACGCGCACAGATTATTACCGCAGATTATTGTCTCTTCGCCCGCAGCTGGGACAAGGACAACCTGTACTCCGGCATGCCGCTGGATGTTTACCGCGCCGACCTTGACTATTTTAAAACGCACAGAGACCCCCGGGTCTCCATTGAAGTGGGCCGCCGTCTCGGGATCAAAGCGACCGTGCCTATTTATGAAAAGAATGATCTGTTGGGCTTTGTCGAGGTGCTGCAGTTCTTTGACGCCAGCACCGATTTCTTTCACAAGTTCGGTATCGACCTCTATGTGCTGCTCGATGACAGTTATTACAACACCGCCGTGTTAATGCAGAATAACCCCACTGTTGCCTGGTACATCGTCGGCAACCGCGGTTACAACATGGTCAACCTTAAGACATTGCAGCGTACCGACTTTAAAAAACTCCGTAAACAGCGCGTACTGCTGGAGGACAACAAGTATATTTTTTATGAACCGATGCATAACGGTCAGGCGGAAACGATCGGCGCCTTTGTCTTTGTGATGTCGAAAAAGAGTCTGGAACATTTTGCCAGTACGGAAGAGGAGATATCGTTTTTACTCACCTTTTCGCGCGCCAATCTCTACGAGATCGTTAAAAAAGAGCAGTATGAGAGCAAGGTCTACCACAGCGGTTACGACAAGGCGCTGCTCTCGCTCAAGGATACGGTCCCCGAAGAGGACAGGGAACTGTTTATGGAGGAGGCAAGGGACGTACTCTCCTCCTATACCAAAGAGGAGCTTATTGCGATGATGCTGCGTTACAAGTTGTCAAGACGTATACAGGGGGAAATCCGATGA
- a CDS encoding response regulator transcription factor — protein sequence MKVLLLEDEYSLRISIKEFLEELDFDVDCFSNGDDALDAIYDTRYDVLLLDVNVPGINGFDLLKTVRKDGFKIPAIFMTSLTQMSDFEEGYKAGCCDYIRKPFDLVELQLRITQVCKSFYYKNRNKLDLGEGLRYDTEKHKLSFQGDEIVLSKTEHQILEVLLRHKEQAVSITTFQDEIWGEYVDPANIRVQINNLRKKLPVDIIKNRRGVGYIIER from the coding sequence ATGAAAGTGCTTTTATTGGAAGATGAATATTCTTTGCGTATCAGTATTAAAGAGTTTCTTGAGGAGCTCGATTTTGATGTAGACTGCTTCAGTAACGGCGATGATGCGCTCGATGCGATCTATGATACCCGCTACGACGTGCTGCTGCTGGATGTTAATGTTCCGGGAATTAACGGTTTCGACCTGCTCAAAACTGTCCGCAAGGACGGGTTCAAGATTCCGGCGATCTTTATGACATCACTGACGCAAATGAGTGATTTTGAAGAGGGGTATAAAGCGGGCTGCTGCGATTACATCCGCAAGCCTTTCGACCTGGTCGAACTGCAGCTGCGTATTACACAGGTGTGCAAAAGCTTTTACTATAAAAACAGGAATAAGTTGGACCTTGGGGAGGGGCTGCGCTACGATACGGAAAAACATAAATTGAGCTTTCAGGGTGATGAGATCGTTTTAAGTAAGACAGAACATCAGATCCTTGAGGTACTGCTGCGCCATAAAGAGCAGGCTGTTTCCATCACAACATTCCAGGATGAGATCTGGGGCGAATATGTTGACCCGGCGAACATCCGCGTCCAGATCAACAACCTCAGGAAGAAACTGCCGGTCGATATCATCAAAAACCGCCGCGGGGTGGGATATATCATTGAAAGATAG
- a CDS encoding GGDEF domain-containing protein: MNTNNKVLLIVALMFIGLATATIINVAINFREYAYSNAIEKSKMTAEIVRDGLTAHMVNGIMDKREFFLRNIANSKDVEDLWIVRSDSVIDQYGNGFKNEIIRDEIDKSVLKEGKSVRKITEDAERAILRVSIPYVATAYGTPNCLQCHAVQEGDVLGAISMEFNISGIRHAGTMTIAKIFGINLLFLLIAIFITNHYIKPYMHLFHNLQQGIKKAHLGDFTYRFTTQLKGEGKEVAEEMNGLFEKMQDAFGSIKDQLRTFVARTNISCSDPLHEARSIINELSDIYKFKKTIELEHDKYAIYERITYLLKNKFELTHFALYEVNHALKERKLIYITQKKSFCANKADNAALECRAYRTATDIISTDFPQLCSSCTQNGKLEYACLPFTINNDFSLILSISSTSKEKLGDISNKIISIKNFLEAAKPVIESKILMDILRESSLRDGLTGIFNRRFLEEYIEQEQAEIQREGIAYDIMMIDIDLFKQTNDNYGHDAGDIVIKTLSEILKSSIRDSDMAVRYGGEEFLIMLRHAQHEATMRIASKIQADFREKKFYFNNETFTKTLSIGIARLPHDNDSIWKVIKFADVALYEAKNTGRDKIVEFTPELCEG, translated from the coding sequence ATGAATACAAATAATAAGGTTCTTCTGATCGTCGCCCTGATGTTTATCGGTCTGGCTACCGCCACCATTATCAATGTCGCCATCAATTTCAGGGAATATGCCTACAGCAATGCCATCGAGAAGTCCAAAATGACTGCCGAGATCGTGCGCGATGGTCTCACCGCGCATATGGTCAACGGCATCATGGACAAAAGGGAGTTCTTCTTGCGCAACATCGCCAACTCGAAAGATGTCGAGGATCTCTGGATCGTACGTTCCGACAGCGTCATTGACCAATACGGAAACGGATTTAAAAATGAGATCATTCGCGATGAGATCGACAAAAGTGTCCTGAAAGAGGGAAAATCGGTCCGAAAGATCACAGAAGATGCCGAACGTGCCATTCTGCGCGTCAGCATTCCCTACGTCGCCACCGCGTACGGAACGCCCAACTGTCTTCAATGTCATGCCGTACAGGAGGGGGATGTACTGGGTGCCATCAGCATGGAGTTCAACATCAGTGGCATCCGCCATGCGGGGACCATGACGATCGCGAAGATATTCGGGATCAACCTTCTTTTCCTGCTCATCGCGATCTTTATCACCAACCACTATATCAAACCCTATATGCATCTGTTCCACAACCTTCAGCAGGGGATCAAAAAAGCCCACCTTGGCGACTTTACCTACCGTTTCACCACACAGCTCAAGGGGGAGGGAAAAGAGGTGGCAGAGGAGATGAACGGTCTTTTTGAAAAGATGCAGGATGCCTTCGGAAGCATCAAAGACCAGCTGCGTACCTTCGTCGCACGTACCAATATCTCCTGTTCAGACCCGCTTCATGAGGCACGCAGTATCATCAACGAACTCTCCGACATCTACAAGTTCAAAAAGACAATCGAACTGGAGCACGACAAATATGCCATCTATGAGCGCATTACCTATCTTTTGAAAAATAAGTTCGAACTGACTCATTTTGCCCTCTATGAAGTAAACCATGCGCTCAAAGAGAGGAAGCTGATCTATATCACGCAGAAGAAGAGCTTTTGTGCAAACAAAGCGGACAATGCCGCACTTGAATGCCGTGCTTACAGAACAGCGACCGATATCATATCGACCGATTTCCCCCAGCTCTGCTCATCATGCACGCAGAACGGGAAGCTCGAATACGCCTGTCTCCCCTTTACCATCAACAATGATTTTTCTCTTATTCTTTCCATCTCTTCGACATCAAAAGAGAAACTGGGTGATATCAGCAACAAGATCATCAGTATCAAAAACTTCCTCGAAGCAGCCAAACCCGTCATTGAAAGTAAAATTCTTATGGACATCCTGCGCGAATCATCTCTTCGCGACGGCCTGACCGGGATCTTTAACCGGCGTTTCCTTGAAGAGTATATTGAACAGGAGCAGGCGGAGATCCAGAGAGAGGGAATCGCCTACGACATCATGATGATCGATATCGATCTCTTTAAGCAGACGAATGACAACTACGGGCACGATGCCGGCGATATCGTCATCAAAACCCTCTCCGAAATCCTCAAGTCGTCGATCCGTGACTCAGATATGGCGGTACGTTACGGCGGTGAAGAGTTCCTAATCATGCTGCGCCATGCCCAACACGAAGCGACGATGCGAATCGCGTCAAAGATTCAGGCAGACTTTAGAGAGAAAAAATTCTATTTTAACAATGAGACATTCACGAAAACGCTGAGCATCGGCATCGCAAGATTGCCGCATGACAATGATTCCATATGGAAAGTCATCAAATTTGCTGACGTAGCACTCTATGAAGCAAAAAACACCGGACGGGACAAAATCGTAGAGTTTACACCGGAGCTTTGCGAGGGATAG
- a CDS encoding HAMP domain-containing sensor histidine kinase, protein MKDNQYAYMNAALYTALIALILLAPLYVYTVYIKNIHEIQNELFLKQQSSLIISAMEEYDETRESYFEFPRFKRVQSGLYNLNFEPIFTLIDAPMEHFASGYHIDDTDYAYLIVALPPYRYFDADYLIVGNPLSYAPVYQKVMTILLSIVVVVFFLSIFFLNRFALPFKRVNEKLDNFIKDSMHEINTPLSIINVNIDLFNLKNPKNKYLQRIKAATKTLSNIYNDMDYLIKNQQIVFEYQDIDASAFVRERILYFDEVAAMKGIAISADVEDGITLHFNTTQLQRIIDNNISNAIKYSYEESKIEVTLKRVDAQCALIFKDYGFGIEDTNKIFDRYYREETGKGGFGIGLNIVKSIMEETGIELSVQSTPKEGSTFIYTFPASLLKS, encoded by the coding sequence TTGAAAGATAATCAGTATGCCTATATGAATGCAGCGCTTTACACGGCACTCATCGCCCTGATCCTGCTGGCACCGCTGTATGTCTATACCGTCTATATCAAAAATATTCACGAGATTCAGAACGAACTCTTTTTAAAGCAGCAGTCTTCGCTTATCATCAGTGCGATGGAGGAGTATGATGAGACGCGCGAATCCTATTTTGAGTTTCCCCGTTTCAAACGGGTGCAGTCGGGCCTCTACAACCTGAATTTCGAACCGATATTCACACTGATCGATGCGCCGATGGAACACTTCGCTTCAGGTTATCATATCGATGATACGGACTATGCCTATCTGATCGTGGCGCTGCCGCCATATCGTTACTTTGATGCGGACTACCTTATCGTCGGCAATCCGCTCAGTTATGCCCCGGTCTATCAGAAAGTGATGACGATACTTCTCTCGATCGTCGTTGTGGTCTTTTTTCTTTCGATCTTTTTTTTAAACCGTTTTGCCCTCCCGTTCAAACGGGTCAATGAGAAGCTGGACAATTTTATCAAAGACTCGATGCATGAGATCAATACGCCACTGAGCATCATCAATGTCAACATCGACCTTTTTAATCTGAAAAACCCGAAAAACAAATACCTGCAACGTATCAAGGCGGCGACCAAGACACTCTCAAACATCTATAACGATATGGACTACCTTATCAAGAACCAGCAGATAGTATTTGAGTATCAGGATATCGATGCGAGCGCATTCGTGCGTGAACGTATCCTCTATTTCGATGAGGTCGCTGCAATGAAGGGTATTGCCATCTCTGCCGATGTGGAAGACGGCATCACCTTGCATTTCAATACGACCCAGCTTCAGCGCATTATCGACAACAACATCTCCAATGCGATCAAGTACTCGTATGAGGAGAGCAAGATCGAAGTGACGCTCAAACGCGTTGATGCTCAATGCGCGCTGATTTTTAAAGATTACGGATTCGGCATTGAAGACACTAACAAGATCTTTGACCGCTACTATAGGGAAGAGACCGGCAAGGGCGGTTTTGGAATCGGCCTGAATATCGTCAAATCCATCATGGAAGAGACGGGCATCGAGCTTTCGGTGCAGTCGACGCCCAAAGAGGGAAGCACCTTCATCTACACTTTTCCTGCATCGCTCCTGAAATCATAA
- the soxX gene encoding sulfur oxidation c-type cytochrome SoxX has protein sequence MSRWLLLSTTFGLGLAFASDLSTAIESPNASKIIAKDLLGPAKVYNMPAGCITTDADAIARGEFIFHNLNGEKVKGALPKGLSKTQMVPGKTYLPQDKIPPKQYGNCVACHNIEGAKGAGNIGPDLTNYNANFIKSGARDNAFVYQKIADARIDNPDTHMTINLTTGLFTEREICDITSYIVSIKK, from the coding sequence ATGAGCAGATGGTTGCTTTTAAGCACAACATTCGGTTTGGGTCTGGCATTTGCATCAGATCTAAGCACTGCTATAGAGAGTCCGAATGCAAGCAAGATCATAGCAAAGGATCTTTTGGGGCCGGCCAAAGTTTACAATATGCCGGCAGGCTGTATCACAACAGATGCGGATGCAATCGCAAGAGGGGAGTTTATTTTTCATAATCTCAATGGCGAAAAAGTCAAAGGGGCCTTGCCAAAAGGGCTTTCAAAGACACAGATGGTTCCGGGGAAAACATATTTGCCGCAAGACAAGATTCCTCCAAAGCAATACGGAAACTGCGTCGCCTGTCATAACATAGAAGGCGCCAAAGGCGCCGGAAACATCGGTCCTGACCTGACGAACTACAACGCAAACTTTATTAAGAGCGGTGCGCGTGACAACGCCTTCGTCTATCAGAAGATTGCAGATGCAAGAATCGACAACCCGGATACCCATATGACGATCAACCTGACAACAGGCCTGTTTACAGAACGCGAGATCTGTGACATCACATCATACATCGTATCAATCAAGAAATAA
- the soxY gene encoding thiosulfate oxidation carrier protein SoxY, with amino-acid sequence MQRRSFLRGLGLVAAASTVVAPNMVMAAEAPKGPNAFTIDAALKAITGGKAVVASPKVHLKAPEIAENGAVVPVTVEVDSPMTDDDYVKAIHIFATKNSNVRCADVMLTPANGAAMFATRIKLGTSQDVMALVETSKGEFLSASQNVKVTIGGCG; translated from the coding sequence ATGCAAAGAAGATCATTTTTAAGAGGACTTGGATTGGTGGCCGCTGCTTCGACAGTCGTTGCTCCAAATATGGTAATGGCCGCGGAAGCGCCTAAAGGACCGAACGCGTTTACTATTGATGCAGCGTTAAAGGCGATCACGGGCGGGAAGGCTGTTGTGGCTTCGCCTAAAGTACACCTGAAAGCACCCGAAATTGCGGAAAACGGCGCGGTTGTTCCGGTAACGGTTGAAGTTGATTCGCCTATGACGGACGACGACTATGTCAAAGCGATCCATATCTTCGCGACGAAAAACAGCAATGTGCGTTGTGCAGACGTTATGTTGACGCCGGCAAACGGGGCAGCGATGTTTGCAACACGTATCAAACTCGGTACATCCCAGGATGTTATGGCTCTTGTCGAAACAAGCAAAGGCGAGTTTCTGAGTGCGTCACAAAACGTAAAAGTGACTATCGGCGGATGTGGTTGA
- the soxZ gene encoding thiosulfate oxidation carrier complex protein SoxZ — MAKRKSLIKIKPKKYTTGDVVKVNFMVMHPMDTGMRKDKKTGKIIPAHYINEVKFFFNDKPITTMTTWESLSTNPVFTLNFKVPGPGELKVIYKDNQGEVNEKSTKIKPKG; from the coding sequence ATGGCAAAAAGAAAATCATTAATCAAGATCAAGCCGAAAAAATATACAACAGGCGATGTGGTCAAAGTCAACTTTATGGTGATGCACCCGATGGATACAGGGATGCGTAAAGACAAGAAAACAGGAAAGATCATTCCTGCGCACTATATCAATGAAGTGAAGTTCTTCTTCAACGACAAACCGATCACGACAATGACGACATGGGAGTCACTCTCAACAAACCCGGTTTTCACGTTAAACTTCAAAGTCCCGGGGCCAGGTGAACTTAAAGTCATCTATAAAGACAACCAGGGCGAAGTCAACGAGAAAAGCACGAAAATCAAACCGAAAGGCTAA
- the soxA gene encoding sulfur oxidation c-type cytochrome SoxA, whose protein sequence is MIGKKIILASALIGVLAFGGEQFAMSDADRAMYAEMLENNPADIMIESGNELLEEYCGGDAGLAKFLGVSEDELPAYIAGFPRYIDKLGMVVGLDQVLQALMAQNGHKPFALKSSEMFDMSAYAKSIANEEKINIDVNANEQMKAAYALGEEVFTTKRGGRGLSCMSCHSPDVVGSVLRTQPLPDLGSEANKAGATWPAYRMTKSSLRTLQRRFQGCMNNALLAVIPLGSPEMVALEVYVTEKAKDREIAIPGLKR, encoded by the coding sequence ATGATTGGTAAAAAAATTATACTGGCATCGGCGCTGATCGGTGTGCTTGCATTTGGTGGCGAACAGTTCGCCATGAGCGATGCTGACCGTGCGATGTATGCCGAGATGCTGGAAAACAATCCGGCAGACATCATGATCGAATCAGGAAATGAACTGCTTGAAGAGTATTGCGGCGGCGATGCGGGACTGGCAAAATTTCTGGGTGTCAGCGAAGACGAGCTTCCTGCTTACATCGCAGGATTTCCCCGCTACATCGACAAGTTAGGTATGGTGGTCGGTCTCGACCAGGTACTGCAGGCTTTGATGGCACAAAACGGGCACAAGCCGTTTGCACTTAAAAGCTCTGAAATGTTTGATATGAGCGCTTATGCAAAATCGATCGCAAACGAAGAGAAGATCAATATCGATGTTAATGCGAATGAGCAGATGAAAGCGGCGTATGCCCTTGGTGAAGAAGTGTTCACGACAAAACGCGGCGGGCGCGGGCTCTCATGTATGAGCTGCCATTCGCCGGATGTGGTCGGATCGGTACTGCGTACGCAGCCGCTGCCGGACCTGGGGTCGGAAGCCAACAAAGCAGGTGCTACATGGCCTGCATACCGTATGACAAAGTCGTCACTGAGAACGCTACAGCGTCGTTTCCAGGGATGTATGAACAACGCGCTTCTGGCGGTGATCCCGCTCGGATCGCCTGAGATGGTGGCACTTGAAGTGTATGTGACAGAGAAAGCGAAAGACCGTGAGATCGCAATCCCCGGTCTGAAGCGTTAA
- the soxB gene encoding thiosulfohydrolase SoxB, whose protein sequence is MDISRRDFMQIAAALGLVTVAGGCAKTVPGKNPAAIGAKDLYDFNAKGNVTLLHMCDLHAHIKPLYWREPSTLISAPNLVGTPGFLCGEAFSKHYGLEPSSLDAYFDTHMDFDALAKKFGKMGGVAHMKTLVNEIKRQRGAENVMFLDSGDTWQGTGVALKTGGEAIVKAQNYLGVDVMVGHWEFTYGKERVQELIEMLDAKFISQNIIGDDPFADEYEELIFEPYTIEERGGHKIGIIGQSFPFTSTANPKEFTEGWSFGLRLETLQEYVNELRKEHKVDCVVVLSHDGFSVDQEVARKVHGIDFILSGHTHDPSPKPIVINGTVIVIAGSHGKYIGRLDIDIQDHKVKDYEYKLIPIASNIIPADPEGEKLVNELYAPFDKEFNEVLGKTKGTLYKRDTFFSTFDQLINDAIMDEMKCDISFTPGYRWGTTVLAGDDILMDNVYEMCGITYPNVYTFELKGARIAQLLEDIADNVFNANPLYQQGGDMSRLGGVTYSITVGAKAGQRITDLMIGGKPIDLEKTYVVSSWGGNLQNAGENLQKDKIRPVYDVTRDYIRRQKVVDVSNAGNVKLLDYDCGCPNKGGTC, encoded by the coding sequence ATGGATATTTCTAGAAGAGACTTTATGCAGATCGCGGCAGCTCTTGGACTGGTAACGGTCGCTGGCGGCTGTGCCAAGACGGTTCCGGGTAAAAACCCTGCTGCCATCGGTGCGAAAGATCTGTATGACTTCAATGCAAAAGGTAATGTGACGCTGCTGCATATGTGCGACCTGCATGCACATATCAAACCGCTTTACTGGCGTGAACCTTCGACGCTGATCTCGGCGCCGAACCTTGTCGGTACGCCGGGTTTTTTATGCGGTGAGGCCTTCTCCAAACATTATGGTCTGGAACCAAGCTCGCTTGACGCCTACTTCGACACCCATATGGATTTTGACGCCCTGGCGAAGAAGTTCGGGAAAATGGGTGGTGTCGCGCATATGAAGACATTAGTCAACGAGATCAAGCGTCAGCGCGGTGCGGAAAACGTCATGTTCCTCGATTCGGGTGATACATGGCAGGGTACAGGTGTGGCACTCAAGACCGGCGGCGAAGCGATCGTTAAAGCACAGAACTATCTGGGCGTTGACGTTATGGTCGGCCACTGGGAGTTCACTTACGGTAAAGAACGTGTCCAGGAGCTCATCGAGATGCTCGATGCGAAGTTCATCTCGCAAAACATCATCGGTGACGACCCATTCGCCGATGAGTACGAAGAGCTGATTTTCGAACCGTACACCATCGAAGAACGCGGCGGGCACAAGATCGGTATTATCGGTCAGTCGTTTCCGTTTACATCAACGGCCAACCCGAAAGAGTTTACCGAGGGATGGAGCTTCGGACTTCGTCTTGAGACGCTGCAGGAGTATGTCAACGAGCTTCGTAAAGAGCATAAAGTCGACTGTGTCGTCGTGCTTTCGCATGACGGATTCAGTGTTGACCAGGAGGTGGCACGCAAGGTCCACGGTATCGACTTCATTCTGAGCGGTCATACACACGACCCTTCGCCGAAACCGATCGTTATCAATGGGACGGTGATCGTCATTGCGGGCAGCCACGGTAAATATATCGGACGTCTTGACATCGACATCCAGGATCACAAGGTCAAAGATTACGAGTACAAGCTTATTCCGATCGCCTCTAACATCATCCCGGCCGATCCGGAAGGTGAAAAGCTGGTAAACGAGCTCTACGCGCCGTTTGACAAAGAGTTCAATGAAGTGCTGGGCAAGACCAAAGGGACACTCTACAAGCGTGACACCTTCTTCTCGACCTTCGATCAGCTGATCAATGATGCGATCATGGACGAGATGAAGTGTGATATCTCGTTTACGCCGGGTTACCGCTGGGGAACGACCGTGTTGGCCGGTGATGACATCCTGATGGACAACGTCTATGAGATGTGCGGTATTACCTATCCGAACGTCTACACCTTCGAGCTTAAAGGCGCGCGAATCGCCCAGTTGCTCGAAGATATAGCGGACAATGTCTTCAATGCCAACCCGCTTTATCAACAGGGCGGCGATATGAGCCGTCTCGGCGGGGTGACCTATTCGATCACCGTCGGCGCGAAAGCGGGTCAGCGCATCACTGACCTTATGATCGGCGGTAAACCGATCGATCTTGAGAAGACCTATGTCGTCTCTTCCTGGGGCGGTAACCTGCAGAATGCGGGGGAGAACCTCCAGAAAGACAAGATCCGTCCTGTCTATGACGTGACGCGCGACTATATCCGTCGTCAAAAAGTGGTGGATGTCAGTAATGCGGGCAATGTCAAGTTGCTGGATTACGACTGTGGTTGTCCAAACAAAGGAGGAACGTGTTAA
- a CDS encoding MBL fold metallo-hydrolase, whose amino-acid sequence MMKSLTVLLTSATLLSAFEYGLKPEKVNDKVYCFFGKPEVMNIKNNGNMVNSCFVDLGKQWLVIDSGPTYAYAKEAWDEISAVKKMPKATVINTHVHDDHWLGNGFYISRGAEVLGSSAFEEEVNPSAVTRMEQRVSKEAYTLTSPKLPTKFIDQSRTLHIDGNEIRLIKVAQKAHTSGDILVYLPKMQTIFCGDVVFNDRIPSLRDGDINGWIAALETVRAMQLPYVIGGHGNRVGSDAIDLTYRYLVELRDEVSEAIDNDVGIEDAVKTIKMDVFSSAALYDEMHAQNIEAAYRMLEWSDE is encoded by the coding sequence ATGATGAAATCCCTTACGGTTTTGCTGACGTCAGCGACGCTTTTATCGGCCTTTGAATACGGCTTGAAGCCTGAGAAGGTCAACGATAAAGTCTACTGCTTCTTTGGAAAACCAGAGGTGATGAACATCAAGAATAACGGGAACATGGTCAACAGCTGTTTTGTCGATCTCGGCAAACAGTGGCTGGTCATTGATTCGGGCCCGACTTACGCCTATGCGAAAGAGGCCTGGGATGAGATCTCAGCTGTTAAAAAGATGCCGAAAGCCACGGTCATCAATACGCATGTGCATGATGACCACTGGCTGGGCAACGGGTTTTACATCTCCAGAGGGGCGGAAGTACTAGGTAGCTCCGCCTTTGAAGAGGAAGTTAACCCCTCGGCAGTGACGCGGATGGAGCAGAGGGTCTCGAAAGAGGCCTATACCCTGACTTCGCCGAAACTGCCGACAAAATTTATCGATCAGAGCAGAACACTGCATATCGACGGGAATGAAATACGGCTGATCAAAGTCGCACAAAAAGCCCACACTTCTGGAGATATTCTTGTATATCTGCCGAAGATGCAGACGATCTTTTGCGGTGATGTAGTGTTTAACGACAGGATACCCTCCTTGAGAGACGGTGACATCAACGGGTGGATCGCAGCTCTGGAGACGGTCAGGGCGATGCAACTGCCGTATGTCATCGGAGGGCACGGTAATAGGGTCGGCAGTGATGCCATTGATCTGACCTACCGTTATCTGGTAGAGTTACGTGACGAGGTGAGTGAGGCGATCGACAATGATGTCGGCATCGAGGATGCTGTCAAGACGATTAAAATGGATGTATTCTCATCGGCAGCACTTTATGATGAGATGCATGCACAAAATATTGAAGCGGCGTACCGCATGTTGGAGTGGTCGGATGAATAA
- a CDS encoding DUF255 domain-containing protein, giving the protein MNKLSQLFLLLSLTFSSLFAEGVAWRSWEAGMKEAKASHKIVMIDAVRTGCHYCDEMEEAVFKDEAMAAYIAKRFVPVKINLSKEKMPLELVVSMTPSFFFISEEGELLKTVPGSWNQEDFRSFLDGVK; this is encoded by the coding sequence ATGAATAAGTTATCGCAACTGTTTTTACTCTTGTCCTTGACCTTCTCTTCACTCTTCGCCGAAGGTGTAGCGTGGCGCAGCTGGGAAGCCGGTATGAAAGAGGCGAAAGCCTCGCACAAGATCGTTATGATCGACGCGGTCCGCACCGGGTGCCACTACTGCGATGAGATGGAAGAGGCGGTTTTTAAAGATGAAGCGATGGCGGCGTACATTGCCAAGCGGTTTGTCCCGGTCAAGATCAACCTTTCCAAGGAGAAGATGCCTCTGGAACTGGTTGTTTCGATGACGCCATCGTTTTTCTTCATCTCGGAAGAGGGTGAACTTCTCAAAACGGTTCCGGGCTCATGGAACCAGGAAGATTTCCGCTCATTTCTCGATGGCGTCAAATGA